TCGACTTCCGGCCGATGCGGGAGGGTTTGCAGGGGTATGTGTGGGACTTTCCGTGCTGGGTGAACGGCGCCCCGCATCTCAATGTGGGATTGTTCGACAGCCGCATTCACGAGCGGCAAAACAGCGTGCGCGCGGATCTGCCGGATCTGCTCAACCGCCATCTCGAGGCGCGCGGCTTTGATCCGGCCACGCCGCTGATGGGGCATCCCGAGCGCTGGTTTCATCCCGCGGATCACTTCAGCCGGCCGCGGGTGTTGCTCGCGGGCGAGGCCGCGGGCATCGAACCGTGGCTGGGCGAAGGCATTTCGGCGGCGCTGGCCTACGGCCAGGTGGCGGCGGAAACCATTGTGCATGCCCTGGACACGCGTGATTTTTCTCTGGCGGATTATCGCCGCCGCATTCTTCGCCACCGGCTCGGCAGTTTGTTGCGGCGCAATCGCCTGATTGCGCGTTTGTTCTACGCCCCGCAATTTCGCGCTTTGCTGCCGTTGTTTGGGCGCGTGTTGCACGGCTACGTGGCCTTGCGGCACCAGCGCACCGCGGCCAAACAAAAAGGCCGCTGATGCGGTGCAGCATCAGCGGCCTGAGGTTTTGGTGGAGACGGCGGGAATCGAACCCGCGTCCGAAGGCCAGTCAACGAGAACGTCTACATGTTTAGTCTGTTGATCAATCTCGCGCGCGTGACCTCAGCAGACAAGGGTCAACACGCGCCAGCCTGTGGGTTCTCACCTGCGATACCCAGACACAACCGCAGGCCAGCCACTATTGTGACGCTCATTCACCACCGAGTGGCGCGAGGGTGATGAGCGTGCCGCCTAGTTTGAATTAGGCAGCAACAGCATACGCATAGTTGTCTGCGTTTAAATTTGGTGCCCGGATATTTAACGAGGCTCCAGACAACCTCGACATGCTGCTCTCGCTTCCTCGACCCCCGTCGAAGCCATGTCGTCCCCGGAAGTCGCATTATTGAACGCGCCAAAATACGAAACCGTTGCACTGGAATCAAGCTGAAATTCGCCGGAAAATCTTTCATGCCCACCATTCACGAAGTTTTGCTCGAACATTTTGGCCATGCCGAATTTCGCGGCCAGCAGGAGGCCATCATCCGTCATGTGCTGGCGGGCGGCCATGCCCTGGTGATCATGCCCACCGGCATGGGCAAATCGCTGTGCTACCAAATTCCCGCGCTCCTGCCCGACGGCTTTGTGCTCGTGCTCTCGCCGCTGATCGCGTTGATGAAAGATCAGGTCGATGCGCTGGTTGCCAAAGGCATTGCTGCCGCCTATCTCAACTCCTCTTTGAGTCGCAGCGAACGCGAGGCGCGCCAGGCCGCCATTGCCGGCGGCGCCTATCGCCTGCTTTATGTCACACCCGAGCGTTTTCGCAAGCCGGAGTTCGTCGAGTTGATTCGCACGCGGCACATTTCCCTGCTGGCAGTTGACGAAGCGCATTGCATCAGCCAGTGGGGCCACGACTTCCGGCCGGATTACTCGCGCGTCGGCGAGATCCGCCGTTTGCTCGGCAATCCCACCACTCTGGCGCTGACCGCGACCGCCACGCCCGAAGTGCAGGAGGATATCATCACGCAGCTTGGTTTGACGCGCGGCCAGATCAAGCTCTTTCATGAAGGCATTGCGCGGCCCAATCTCCATCTTGCGGTGCACCAGGTGTGGGGGCAGGAGGAAAAGCTGCAAAATCTGCTCGCGCTGCCGCAGCGGCTGCCGGGCAACGGCATCTGCTATTTTGCCCTCATCAAAACCTTGCAGGAATTCGGCGAACGCCTGCGCGCCCGCGGCCTGCCGGCGCTGCAGTATCACGGCGATTTGGACAGCCGGGAGCGCAAACGCGTGCAGAACAAATTCATGCAGGGTGAGAATCAACTCGTGCTCGCCACCAATGCCTTCGGCATGGGCATCGACAAGGACAACATCCGCTTCGTGGTGCATGCCGAAGTGCCGGGTTCGCTCGAAGCCTACTATCAGGAAATCGGGCGCGCCGGTCGCGACGGCGACCGCTCTGATTGCCTGCTGCTTTATGATGAGCAGGATCTGCTCATTCAAATGGATTTTCTCAACTGGAACAATCCGGGCGCGGCGTTTTACCACCGGCTTTATCATTTCCTGCTCGCAGACGCCGAGCAAGTCAATGCCCATGGCCTCGAAGGCTTGAAGGAAAAACTGCATTTCAAGAGCAAGCATGATTTTCGGCTGGAAACCGCGCTCGGCATGCTGGAGCGCTATGGCGTCACCACCGGCAGCCTGGAGGGCAAAGACTTGGCGGTGATCGGCGATTTGCCGGAAGAACTCACGGATCAGAAGAATTTGGATCGCAAACTCAAGCGCGAGCAACGGCGGCTTTATGCGCTGGTGCAATATGCCAAGCACCCGGGCTGTCGCAAGGCGTTCATTCATGAGTATTTCGGTTTGTCGCATGCCGAAACTTGCGGCGCCTGTGATCGCTGTTTGGCGGCGAGCGATTGAGGACCGGCGGCGCATGGCGAGGTGATCACGCCGCCGGCACTGCTGAGCGGCGTGCAGGAGAACTCCCGGCAGGCTTGCCTTTTCAGCAAAATCTGGTTATAATGCGCACGCGTCAGGTTGTCGTTTCGATTGGTACAGGCAGCTCATTTCACCTGTCATGCCGAGGAATCTTGTGAAGCACTCGGGCCGGTGCCTGGGTCGGCACGATATCCCTGCTGGATGACAGGAATGATTGCGTTCTTCAAGGGTGACAGCGCCCTGGAGAATTGTTGGCTCGGCGGCTGCGGGCGATTGGAACTTCGGGCCCTGCCGCCGGCGAGTGCGGTCGAGTGCAATCCAGGCACGGAAAACGCTGTAGCAACCATCGGAGGGTGATATGCCTCGATTCATGTTGGTTTTGTTGGCGCTCATGATGATCGTCCCGGGCATGCTGTCCACCACGCAGGCGCGGCAGGCGCAGGACGAAAAAGTCTTTCAGCAGATCTTCGGCAAGACGCAGGAGAAATTCGGCCAGGCCAAATCGGCGCAGGCCGACATTCTCGCGCCGGAGGCTTTTGGCCGGGCGCTGAAGAAGTACAACGAAGCGCGCGAAGACTTCCGCCGCGGCCGCGCGCTGGCTGACATCAACAGGAAGCTCGGTGAAATCAGCGTGGATTTGGAAGCGGCGGTGAAGTCCGCCAATCTCGGCAAAGTGGCGCTCGAAAAAGTGCTGCGTGCGCGCGAAGATGCGCTCAAGGCCGAGGCCGAGCAAAACGCCGCGGAGAAATTCGCGCTGGCCGACAAAGCGTTCGGCGAGGCCACCCGCCGGCTGGAAGGCGGGGACGTGAATGCCGCGCAAAAGAAGGGTGAAGAAGCCGAGCAGCTCTTCCGCGAGGCGGAGTTGCACGCGATCAAGAACAGCGTGATCGGCAGCGTGCGCAGCCAGCTCGTGCAGGCGCGCAACGCCAAGATGGACCGCCTCGCGCCGGAAACCTACCGCAAGGCCGAGGCGCTGCTGGCGGAAGCGGAAAAAATCCTCAACACCAATCGTTACGCCGCCGGCTCGGCGCGCGAAAAGGCCGAGGCCGCGGAATATGAAGTGCGCCACGCCCGGCATCTCGCCGAGCAGGTGCAGCGCGTCAAAGTCGATGAGACGCAATGGGAAAAATTCCTGCTCTCGTTCGAACAGAAGATTGCCGGCATTGCTGCTGCGCTCGATTTCGAGCCGCAGTTCGATCAGGGCCTGGACAAGCCGGTGAACGATATTCGCGAAGCGGTGAAATCCCTGCGTGACGACCGCCGCAGCCTGAGCGACGAAGTGAACAAACTCGAGACCCGCATGGCGGAGCTCAGCAAGGAACTCAACAACATTCGCGAGGCGCAGGCCGGTCTGGAATCCCAGCTTGAAAAGGAAAAACGCCGGCAGCAGGAACTGCAGCGCCGCGAAGAGCGCGTCAAGGCGGTGGAGACCATGTTTGCGCCCGAGGAGGCGGTGGTGACGCGCGAAAACGAGCGGCTGCGCATTCGCCTGATCGGGCTGATCTTTCCCTCCGGCAAAGCCGTCATCATGCCGGAATATTTTCCGCTGCTGACCAAGCTGCAGCGCGCCATTCGCGAGCTGCCGGATTCTTTCATCTCGGTCGAAGGCCACACCGACTCGCGCGGCGATGACGCCAACAATCAGCGCATCTCGACCGAGCGCGCGCTCTCGGTGCAGCAATATCTCGTCGCCAACATGAATCTGCCGGCCAATCGCATTCAGGCGGTCGGCTTCGGCGAGAATTTTCCCATTGCCAGCAATGACTCCGAAGAAGGCCGCGCGCGCAATCGCCGCATCGAAGTGGTGCTGACGCTGCCGCAATAGCCGCCGGCCGTTGTTTGATCGCGGTGCCGGGATTTCCCACCAATGCTGCTGCTCACCTTGAACGGCGCCCGGCACGACAGGTGAATTTGAAAAGGGCAACCCACCTTGGTTGCCCTTTCTTTTTGGGGCCCGCCATTTCTCGAACGCCGCACCTGGCAGGTAGCATGCACGCAGCCGGCAAACGTGTGCAGCGTTACGCAGCCTCACGCCACAGCCGGTAAATCCTTTTTCAGCAAATTCCACGGAAGGCAATCCGGCTGCGCCCGCAAAGCGCGTGCTGTCAGGCCAGCCTGTCATTCCAATCAGGAGATCAATCTATGGCAAAATCCCTCGGCAGTAGGTGCGCGCATTCCGTCGCGCTGACTCTGGGGCTGGTGATGAGCTGGCTGGCCTGGCCCGCGGCGCAGGCGCAAGACTTTGAATCCTTCACCGTGGTGGAAAGCCCGATTTTCTTTCTTTCGGATTTTGATATAGCCGGCGGTGGCAACCCTGCCGAGTTGTTTCAGTTAATCATCAGCAATCGTACTGAAACCGTCCGTCGCGCTCGGATCGAGATGACTTTTCGCCGCGACGGTAGTCTCACCCCAATCGTGCGAGCGTACACCGATCCCTTCGACATGCAGCCCCATCGTGAACGGCGGTTTACATACCGCGATTTTCGCGGCACCGGCGAGAACGGCGACGTGACCATCGCGCGCTATGAGTACAACCCCAACGCCATTGACAATATCATCGACAACGTGTTGCGCACCGGCCGGCTGCCGAACGGCCGCTACTTTCTCAGTGTGACCATCTCTGAAATGGGTAGCGCCGGGGACCCCACTGAGAAGTTTGAAGAAAGAGAGCTGTTCGTTTCCAGCCTGCCTTCACTGGATTTGGTGGCGCCGGGCATGCCTGCGGGTGAGCTGGAATGCCCGGTGGTTTTCACCAATCTGCCGCAGTTCAAATGGGATTCGGAAGCGGACGTGTTCGTGCTGACGGTGTGCGAGCTGCTGCCCACCAATTCCGGCCCGGAAGACGTCATGCAGAATCCCCCGCGTTTGCGGCTGCGGCTGCAGCGCAATCTTCATTTCTTCGGCTCCCCCACTTTGCAATATCCCTCAGAAGGCCTGCCTCTGCAGGAGGGCCGCACCTACTACTGGCAGGTCAATGCCCTCGTGCCCACTCAAACCGGCGAGCTCGAGCTGCCCGGCCAGATCTGGTGTTTTAGAATCAGCACGTTTGGCGGCAGTGAGAACGAACTGTTGCTGCAGCAACTGCTGGCGTTGCTGCAAAGCCTGGGTTTGCAAGACGTCAACCAGTTGTTCGAAGCCGGCGGCCCGCTGGAAGGTTACCTGCCCAGCGGCACGGTCATGTTGAACGGCAGGCGCATCGACTTGAACGAGCTGATTACCCAATTGCGCGCAAATGCCCGGCGCTTGAGCGGTTTTGTAGTGGAATAATGACCTCAACTACGGATCCAACCATGAAATTTTCTGCAGTTTTTGGCGCGTTGGCGATGCTGCTGGCGGGCAGCTTGGGCTTGGCTTTGGCGCAACCGGCCGCGGAGGTTGCGGTGGTGTTGAAGGCGAAGGGCAAAGTCGAGGTCCTGCGCGCGCAGAACCGGGCGGCGGAGAGCGCGCGGCAAGGCACGCGGCTGCACAGCGGCAACCAGTTGCGCACCGGCGAAGAGTCGCTGGCGGCGCTGGTGTTCACCGATGACAAATCCATTCTCAAAGTCCGCTCCAATTCCAAGGTGGCGATCAAAGGCGCGCGGGAGGACAACAGCGTGGTCAAGAGTATCGCGCTGGAATTCGGACAGCTTTGGGCCAAAGTGACCAAAAGCACGGCACCGTTTCGCATTCAGACGCCTTCGGGCGTGGCCGCGGTCAAGGGCACGAATTTCTATTGTCTCATGGATGAAAACGGCAAGATGATCATCATCTGCCTGGAAGGCGCGGTCGAGCTGGCGAATGCGCTCGGCAAAGTGCTGGTGAATGCCGGTTACACCGGCACACTGCTGAAGAATCAAGCGCCGGCCGCGCGGCCTTCGCGGCCGGAGGAGATTCCGACCTGGGGCAATGATGACAGCACCGGCGGCAGCTTTGAGATCGAATTCGAAGATGCCAGCGGGCAGAAGAAGAAGCTGAAAGTCAATTACGAGTAGATTCGCTGGCTGTGCGGTTACCTTGTAGAGCATATGCACCGCCGCCATCATCTGGCAAGGACTTTGTGATGATGCCGGCGGGGCACCCAATACCGCAGAGGATTCCTTCTGAAAGACATGGTGGAATCACTTACAAGTTTTCGAGGCAACATGAATTCTCATCTACGAGGGCTGGCAGTTTTGGTATTGGCGATGTGCGTGGGTGCAGGTTGGGCTTTCGCGAACGAAGAAGGCGCGGTGCCGGCCAGCCGGATGCCGGAGATCGATCATATTCCCGTAACCGCGGCCACCGCCGGTCGCAGCGTGCGCCTCGAGGCGCAAATCAACGCCTTCGGCCGGTCGCTCATCTATGTGCGCATCTATTTCCGGCGGCCGGGTGAAAGCAATTTTCGCTTTGTGGACATGCGGCCCGGCGTCGAAGGTTATGTCGGCGAGATTCCGGCGCGCGCGGTGCAGCCGCCCGGCGTGCAGTATTTTCTCATCGCCTTGTTGAGCGACCAAAGCGTGATGAGCTTCCCGAGCCGCAATCCTTACGGCCAGCCGTTCGAGATCATCGTGAACGAGGCCGGCAGCCAGCCGGAAAGCGGGGCCCAGCCTCAACCACTGCGACCGGCCGTGCCGGCGCGCGAAGGTCCGGGCAAGCGGCCGGCCAAACCAGACACCGCTGCGACGCCCGAGCGCATCTCGCCGCAGCTTCACGAGAAGTTGCGCCAAATGGAGGCGCTGCGCGCGGAGAACAGCGAGGACACGGCTTCCACTCCGGCAGCGGTGCTGAGCCTGGCCAATCCCATTCTCCCCTTGAGCCCCGAGCCGTTCAGCAAGATACCGGCCGAGGAGGGCGTTTTGATCCTGGCTTCCTTTGCGCCGGAGGCCAATATCGATTCCAGCAGCGTGCGGGTGAAGTGGAACGGCACGGAAATCACCGGCCGCGCGAATGTCTCGGCGCTGTTGGTGTCGTTTGATGCCGGTCGCCTCAAGGCCGGCACACATCGCGTGAGCATTGTCGCGAATGATGCTTCCGGCAGGCGCATTGGCCCGGTGAGCTGGCAGTTTGAGGTGGCCGGCAGGTCGCCGCTGGCCGAGTCTGGCGAGGAAGCCGGGCAGCGGCCGGTGAGCGGTGTCACCTTTGCCGAGCTGCGCCATGAGGAATTCAGCGGCATTACGCTCAACAACAACAATCTGGGCGGCAATCTCAACGGCGCATATGGGCCGTTGCATTTCGAGGCTGCGGCCTACTTCACCTCTTTGGAAAGCCGCACGGTGCAACCGCGCAACCGGTTTGTGTTGAGCGCGGGCACGGGCTGGCTCAACTTCACGCTCGGCGATGCCACGCCCTATTTCAACGATCTGGTGCTCTATGGCCGGCGCGTGCGCGGCGTGCAAGCGGGTTTGCATACCGGCATTGTCAATGTGGAATTCGTCACCGGGCAGACCATGCGCGCGATCAGCCCGGTGCCGGGAGTGCTGGGCGGCACCTATCAGCAAACGCTCACCGCGATCCGGCCGAGC
The window above is part of the bacterium genome. Proteins encoded here:
- a CDS encoding ATP-dependent DNA helicase, producing MPTIHEVLLEHFGHAEFRGQQEAIIRHVLAGGHALVIMPTGMGKSLCYQIPALLPDGFVLVLSPLIALMKDQVDALVAKGIAAAYLNSSLSRSEREARQAAIAGGAYRLLYVTPERFRKPEFVELIRTRHISLLAVDEAHCISQWGHDFRPDYSRVGEIRRLLGNPTTLALTATATPEVQEDIITQLGLTRGQIKLFHEGIARPNLHLAVHQVWGQEEKLQNLLALPQRLPGNGICYFALIKTLQEFGERLRARGLPALQYHGDLDSRERKRVQNKFMQGENQLVLATNAFGMGIDKDNIRFVVHAEVPGSLEAYYQEIGRAGRDGDRSDCLLLYDEQDLLIQMDFLNWNNPGAAFYHRLYHFLLADAEQVNAHGLEGLKEKLHFKSKHDFRLETALGMLERYGVTTGSLEGKDLAVIGDLPEELTDQKNLDRKLKREQRRLYALVQYAKHPGCRKAFIHEYFGLSHAETCGACDRCLAASD
- a CDS encoding OmpA family protein, whose protein sequence is MPRFMLVLLALMMIVPGMLSTTQARQAQDEKVFQQIFGKTQEKFGQAKSAQADILAPEAFGRALKKYNEAREDFRRGRALADINRKLGEISVDLEAAVKSANLGKVALEKVLRAREDALKAEAEQNAAEKFALADKAFGEATRRLEGGDVNAAQKKGEEAEQLFREAELHAIKNSVIGSVRSQLVQARNAKMDRLAPETYRKAEALLAEAEKILNTNRYAAGSAREKAEAAEYEVRHARHLAEQVQRVKVDETQWEKFLLSFEQKIAGIAAALDFEPQFDQGLDKPVNDIREAVKSLRDDRRSLSDEVNKLETRMAELSKELNNIREAQAGLESQLEKEKRRQQELQRREERVKAVETMFAPEEAVVTRENERLRIRLIGLIFPSGKAVIMPEYFPLLTKLQRAIRELPDSFISVEGHTDSRGDDANNQRISTERALSVQQYLVANMNLPANRIQAVGFGENFPIASNDSEEGRARNRRIEVVLTLPQ
- a CDS encoding FecR family protein; translation: MKFSAVFGALAMLLAGSLGLALAQPAAEVAVVLKAKGKVEVLRAQNRAAESARQGTRLHSGNQLRTGEESLAALVFTDDKSILKVRSNSKVAIKGAREDNSVVKSIALEFGQLWAKVTKSTAPFRIQTPSGVAAVKGTNFYCLMDENGKMIIICLEGAVELANALGKVLVNAGYTGTLLKNQAPAARPSRPEEIPTWGNDDSTGGSFEIEFEDASGQKKKLKVNYE